In Pseudomonas sp. MM213, a genomic segment contains:
- a CDS encoding Fic family protein produces MTADQWLIPPLPDSIPPSILSKADVLVTKTAFLAGLLAPETAACLSRQLKVSDAEYSRIIDGHNTDLEVLEDATNLASMQSTLGEITELRRRLIAALAHHYHLVQTQPLSDGNGAVARLIVHTHFAQIGLHPQLWSLSRGIARRQEEYHAALGITGDTQERQLASGFQRTDRASLTFIEFMLDVCHEEVDYMTTALSRHQLRESVAHAYRTNSRLTEASVSPETMPALLALLIQGSLPRTEFVTFTGLPREAASDQLNRLLNLGIVVSPPSNLQRLEVSLPAWFAQVLLPDFHLA; encoded by the coding sequence ATGACCGCTGATCAATGGCTTATTCCGCCCCTGCCCGATTCGATTCCTCCGTCGATACTGTCGAAAGCAGACGTGCTTGTAACGAAAACAGCTTTCCTTGCCGGCCTGCTCGCACCTGAAACTGCAGCATGCTTGAGCAGACAGCTGAAGGTCTCTGACGCTGAGTACTCGAGGATCATCGACGGGCACAACACTGACCTGGAGGTGCTGGAAGACGCAACCAACTTGGCTAGCATGCAGTCCACGTTGGGGGAAATCACCGAGCTTCGTCGACGTCTCATTGCGGCGCTAGCCCACCACTATCACCTTGTACAAACTCAACCGCTATCTGACGGTAATGGGGCCGTGGCGAGGCTGATCGTTCATACGCATTTCGCTCAGATCGGATTACATCCGCAGCTGTGGTCGTTATCTCGCGGTATAGCTCGTAGACAGGAGGAGTATCACGCTGCGCTGGGCATAACTGGTGACACGCAAGAGAGACAACTTGCTAGTGGATTCCAGCGAACAGACAGAGCCTCTCTCACCTTCATTGAGTTCATGCTTGATGTCTGCCATGAAGAAGTGGACTACATGACTACCGCTCTGAGTCGTCACCAGCTTCGTGAGTCCGTTGCCCATGCGTACAGAACAAACTCGCGATTGACGGAAGCAAGCGTCAGCCCAGAAACGATGCCGGCGCTCCTAGCGCTGTTAATCCAAGGCTCACTACCTCGCACCGAATTCGTAACCTTTACCGGTCTTCCACGTGAAGCAGCAAGCGACCAGCTCAACCGGCTGCTCAACCTCGGTATCGTGGTGAGCCCGCCATCTAACCTCCAAAGGCTGGAGGTAAGCTTACCGGCCTGGTTTGCCCAGGTTCTCCTTCCCGATTTTCATTTAGCATGA